A portion of the Juglans microcarpa x Juglans regia isolate MS1-56 chromosome 1D, Jm3101_v1.0, whole genome shotgun sequence genome contains these proteins:
- the LOC121258318 gene encoding protein MLP1, protein MAFEYAFPEEEIAVNESFGYPKAYARLCRDRRVCPYNHGPPFTYIPYGLEQDEALRARELDRMFPIIDPKAKPSTKPKIFVSLLWKQLNHLGNAGFDPAVIRVDPYGNVLYYHADSASPLAWDIDHWFPCSRGGLTVPSNLRILQWEVCKKKHNKLEFLVPWWEYQLGVSVNRFLSLFASKNSDFRHRAFSFLFSEGENEELNASQRVDSHSFPQHFIESKEKMGLAPAAIVVSRREPYDTTLALKSLDHNRQLRPQSPAIVARKANPNVLKENENPDLVTNPYQAIVMARDSLKQREEALKMQTEIQKLNDEVNELKQKNEEERLTIQELELVLIKRRRRAEKSRRLAEAQHSYRTMIEKMIRDAMHQSVIYKEQVRLNQAATNALMARLEAQKAISDASENELHRKYKQRDEIQKQIRPDWEQARKRSRMDDALLEERDSRTVLHLPRIKPRTPVHKELRVFLEEEQRASEAGSSFNEERKQKEEIEKEVKVPATIITIEKPEEHNRPIVTLEDENPLEDQLQKLEIGGKKLNNIQLLPREPETEEDEESRKQRGKGNVEKWLQMLLENTQEELETEHSNEGEKRSIDGIMRKQNPKYSQKEKRQIIEENNGGKEIEEITEMEARNIRTEERRAGEVGRMGERVGSSSFEGGRERRDHSNNGKERKLVRSESARGFRRIPSSPALILGGMRKGVDCMGKKPIVNGDEDSDGDRAAGNNSFIKSSIRSIKKAVKI, encoded by the exons ATGGCTTTTGAGTATGCGTTCCCCGAAGAAGAAATAGCCGTCAACGAGAGCTTCGGGTACCCAAAAGCCTACGCTAGGCTCTGCCGCGACCGCCGTGTCTGTCCCTACAACCATGGCCCTCCTTTCACTTACATACCTTACGGTCTGGAGCAAGATGAG GCGTTGAGAGCAAGGGAATTGGATCGGATGTTCCCAATCATCGACCCAAAAGCTAAACCATCTACAAAGCCCAAGATCTTTGTCAGTCTGTTGTGGAAGCAGCTCAACCACCTTGG GAATGCCGGCTTTGACCCCGCAGTGATTCGAGTCGACCCATATGGAAATGTTCTCTACTATCACGCTGATTCGGCTTCTCCTCTCGCTTGGGATATTGACCATTGGTTTCCTTGCTCAA GGGGAGGGTTAACGGTTCCAAGCAATCTGAGAATATTACAGTGGGAAGTCTGcaagaaaaaacataataagCTGGAGTTTTTAGTTCCATGGTGGGAATATCAGCTGGGAGTCTCAGTAAACCGGTTCTTGTCCCTTTTTGCCTCCAAAAACTCAGATTTCAG GCACAgagcattttcatttttgttttctgaagGTGAAAATGAAGAATTGAATGCTTCACAGAGAGTAGATTCGCATTCTTTTCCTCAACATTTCATTGAATCCAAAGAGAAAATGGGCCTTGCTCCCGCCGCGATTGTTGTATCTCGAAGGGAACCGTACGACACAACGTTAGCTTTGAAATCCCTGGATCACAATAGGCAGCTAAGGCCACAGTCCCCTGCTATTG TTGCAAGAAAAGCAAATCCTAATGTcctgaaagaaaatgaaaacccGGATCTTGTTACGAACCCGTACCAAGCAATTGTCATGGCTAGAGATTCCTTGAAACAAAGAGAGGAAGCTTTAAAGATGCAGACAGAAATACAGAAACTAAATGACGAAGTAAATGAATTGAAGCAAAAGAATGAGGAGGAAAGGCTCACAATCCAAGAACTAGAATTGGTGCTGATAAAACGCAGGAGAAGGGCAGAGAAGAGCAGGCGACTGGCAGAGGCACAACATTCATATAGGACCATGATAGAGAAGATGATCCGAGATGCAATGCACCA GAGTGTCATATATAAAGAACAGGTGAGATTGAATCAGGCTGCAACTAACGCACTCATGGCAAGACTTGAAGCACAGAAAGCCATTAGCGATGCCTCAGAGAATGAACTTCACAGGAAATATAAACAAAGGGATGAGATTCAGAAGCAGATTAGGCCAGACTGGGAGCAAGCTAGGAAGAGATCAAGAATGGATGATGCCTTACTTGAAGAGAGGGACAGTAGAACTGTTCTACATTTACCGAGGATCAAGCCAAGGACGCCTGTACACAAAGAATTAAGAGTATTCCTAGAGGAGGAACAAAGGGCATCTGAAGCTGGTTCATCGTTTAACGAAGAACGaaagcagaaagaagaaattgagaAGGAAGTGAAAGTACCTGCAACGATAATTACTATAGAAAAGCCCGAGGAACATAACAGACCCATTGTTACCTTGGAGGATGAAAACCCACTTGAGGATCAGCTTCAGAAACTTGAAATAGGAGGGAAGAAACTCAACAACATTCAGTTACTTCCTCGAGAACCAGAAacagaggaagatgaagagagcAGAAAGCAGCGCGGAAAAGGAAACGTAGAGAAATGGCTTCAAATGCTGTTAGAGAATACTCAAGAAGAATTGGAGACTGAACATTCGAATGAAGGCGAAAAGCGCAGCATTGACGGAATAATGAGAAAACAGAATCCAAAGTACTCGCAAAAAGAGAAACGGCAGATTATTGAAGAGAATAATGGTGGGAAAGAGATAGAAGAAATCACCGAGATGGAAGCCAGAAATATTCGGACAGAAGAGAGAAGAGCGGGTGAAGTGGGTCGTATGGGTGAGAGAGTTGGAAGTAGTAGCTTTGAAGGGGGGAGGGAAAGAAGAGACCATAGTAAtaatggaaaggaaagaaaactaGTGAGGTCTGAGAGTGCGAGGGGCTTTCGGCGAATCCCATCTTCTCCAGCTCTGATCTTGGGTGGTATGAGAAAGGGAGTGGACTGCATGGGCAAGAAGCCGATCGTAAATGGCGATGAGGATAGTGATGGAGATCGTGCTGCAGGGAACAACAGTTTCATCAAGTCATCCATAAGGTCGATCAAGAAGGCTGTCAAAATATGA